Proteins encoded together in one Helicobacter pylori window:
- the rpsB gene encoding 30S ribosomal protein S2 — MVTMKDLLECGVHFGHQTRRWNPKTKKFIFGVRKNIYIIDLQKTLRYFRYTYNIVRDASAQGKSIMFVGTKKQANETLKEFAESIQVPYVNYRWLGGMLTNFSTIRKSVRKLEIIEEMENSGQIDLLTKKEKLMILRKKEKLDKYLGGVRHMKKIPDMIFVIDVAKEKIAVAEARKLHIPIVAPLDTNCDPDLVDYPIPGNDDAIRSIRLFCKEMSEAILEGRELMQEEIVHADENSEEIEFVSNEEKEEMLAEIQKEITQGAE; from the coding sequence ATGGTAACCATGAAAGATTTATTAGAATGCGGTGTGCATTTTGGACACCAAACAAGGCGTTGGAACCCTAAAACCAAGAAATTCATTTTTGGCGTTAGGAAAAATATCTATATTATTGATTTGCAAAAAACCTTGCGCTATTTTAGATACACCTATAATATCGTGCGCGATGCGAGCGCTCAAGGCAAGAGCATCATGTTTGTAGGCACTAAAAAACAAGCCAATGAGACTTTGAAAGAATTTGCTGAAAGCATTCAAGTCCCTTATGTCAATTACCGCTGGCTTGGTGGCATGCTGACTAATTTTAGCACCATTAGAAAGTCGGTGAGGAAATTAGAAATCATTGAAGAAATGGAAAATAGCGGTCAAATTGATCTATTGACTAAAAAAGAAAAACTCATGATTTTAAGGAAAAAAGAAAAGCTAGACAAGTATCTTGGTGGGGTACGCCACATGAAAAAAATCCCTGATATGATTTTTGTGATTGATGTGGCTAAAGAAAAAATCGCTGTCGCTGAAGCGAGGAAACTCCATATCCCTATCGTGGCCCCCTTAGACACTAACTGCGACCCTGATTTAGTGGATTACCCCATTCCTGGAAATGACGATGCGATCCGCTCTATTAGATTGTTCTGTAAAGAAATGAGCGAGGCGATTTTAGAGGGGCGAGAACTCATGCAAGAAGAAATCGTCCATGCGGATGAAAATAGCGAAGAAATAGAGTTCGTGAGCAATGAAGAAAAAGAAGAAATGCTCGCTGAAATCCAAAAAGAAATCACTCAAGGAGCCGAATAA
- a CDS encoding elongation factor Ts, giving the protein MSGISAQLVKKLRDLTDAGMMDCKKALVEVAGDLQKAIDFLREKGLSKAAKKADRIAAEGVVALEVAPDFKSAMMVEINSETDFVAKNEGFKELVKKTLETIKTHNIHTTEELLKSPLDNKPFEEYLHSQIAVIGENILVRKIAHLKAPSSHIVNGYAHSNARVGVLIGIKYNNEKNAPKVVELARNIAMHAAAMKPQVLDCKDFSLDFVKKETLALIAEIEKDNEEAKRLGKPLKNIPTFGSRIELSDEVLAHQKKTFEDELKEQGKPEKIWDKIVPGKMERFIADNTLIDQRLTLLGQFYVMDDKKTIAQVIADCSKEWNDDLKITEYVRFELGEGIEKKTENFAEEVALQMK; this is encoded by the coding sequence ATGTCAGGAATTAGCGCTCAACTAGTCAAAAAATTAAGGGATTTAACCGATGCGGGCATGATGGATTGCAAAAAAGCCCTTGTGGAAGTGGCTGGGGATTTGCAAAAGGCCATTGATTTCTTGCGCGAAAAAGGCTTGAGTAAAGCTGCTAAAAAAGCCGATAGGATCGCTGCTGAGGGCGTGGTCGCTTTAGAAGTAGCGCCTGATTTTAAAAGCGCGATGATGGTAGAAATCAATAGCGAAACGGATTTTGTGGCTAAAAATGAGGGCTTTAAGGAATTGGTTAAAAAAACTTTAGAAACGATCAAAACCCATAATATCCACACCACAGAAGAATTGCTTAAAAGCCCGTTAGACAACAAGCCTTTTGAAGAGTATTTGCACTCTCAAATCGCTGTGATTGGTGAAAACATTTTAGTGAGGAAAATCGCTCATTTAAAAGCCCCTAGCTCTCATATTGTCAATGGTTATGCGCATTCTAACGCCAGAGTGGGCGTGTTAATCGGTATAAAATACAATAATGAGAAAAACGCTCCAAAAGTGGTGGAACTGGCCCGAAACATCGCTATGCATGCCGCAGCGATGAAGCCTCAAGTATTAGATTGCAAAGACTTTAGCCTTGATTTTGTCAAAAAAGAAACTTTAGCCTTGATCGCTGAAATTGAAAAAGACAATGAAGAGGCTAAACGATTGGGCAAACCTTTAAAAAACATCCCCACTTTTGGGAGCCGCATTGAATTGAGCGATGAAGTTTTAGCCCATCAAAAAAAGACTTTTGAAGACGAATTAAAAGAGCAGGGCAAACCTGAAAAAATCTGGGATAAAATCGTTCCTGGAAAAATGGAAAGATTCATCGCCGATAACACCCTTATTGATCAACGCCTAACCCTTTTAGGGCAATTCTATGTCATGGACGATAAAAAAACTATCGCTCAAGTCATCGCTGATTGTTCCAAAGAATGGAATGATGATTTAAAAATCACTGAGTATGTGCGTTTTGAATTGGGCGAAGGCATTGAGAAAAAGACAGAGAATTTCGCTGAAGAAGTGGCTTTGCAAATGAAGTGA